A stretch of DNA from Henriciella sp. AS95:
TTCCTGATCAGGGTCAGCATTTGCGGATGACCTCACCGTTTGTCTTGTCTCGTACCGAACTGCTTGCTAGGCGAGGCCGCTGGTAGTTGCAAGATGGGGAACACTGTATGATCAGGCCACTTATCGCTGGGAACTGGAAGATGAACGGTCTTCTGGCCTCACTCGACATCATGCGTGAGATGGAAAGTGGACTGTCGTCGCTGCAGGACAAGGCTGATTGTCTCATTTGTCCACCGGCGACCCTTCTTGCGTCCATGGCCGCCGAAAAGAGCACTTCGCGGCTGAAACTGGGCGGGCAGGACTGCCATAGCGAATCGTCGGGAGCGCATACTGGGGACACCGCCGCTGAGATGGTCGCTGACGCGGGTGGATCCTATGTCATCGTTGGTCATTCGGAGCGCCGCGCTGATCATGGCGAATCGAGTGAGATTGTCGCAACCAAGATGAAAGCAGCCTTCAGAGCTGGCATTACGCCGATTATCTGCATTGGCGAAACGCTGGACGAACGAGAAGGGGGCAAGACGCTTGATGTCGTCAGTGATCAGTTGGCCGTGTCGATCCCTGATGAAGCGTCGGGCACCGATTTCGTCGTTGCATATGAACCTGTCTGGGCGATTGGGACAGGAAAAGTCGCGACGGTTGAACAGGTCGCCGAGATCCATGACGCGATCCGTGCGGCATTGGAAAACCGCTTTGGTGCGCAGGGCGCAGGCACACCGATCCTCTACGGTGGTTCGATGAAACCTGAGAATGCAGCCGGCCTGCTGGCACTTTCGAACGTAAATGGTGGCCTCATCGGCGGAGCGAGCTTGAAAGCCGCGGATTTTCTCGCCATCTACGCCGCTTGCGTAAGCCAATTGTGAGTTAGGGGGCTTGGCGCGGAGGCCCTAACGGCTTATCCGGCGCGTCAAGCATTCCGGAAGAGACATAAATGACCGTCATCCTTGTCGTCCATATCCTGGTAAGCATCGTTCTCGTCGTTGTCGTGCTGATGCAGCGCTCCGAAGGTGGAGCACTTGGCGTTGGCGGCGGCGGCGGCGGTGGTGGCGGTGGACTGATGTCTGGACGAGGCGCTGCCGGTGCGCTGGTTCGTACCACTATCATTTTTGGCGCCATCTTTTTCATTACCAGCCTGGTCTTGACGACATTCGCGACACGTCATTTGGGCGACGATCGCTCTGCGATCGAGAGGCAGCTGGAAGAGGACGCGACGGGTCAGTCATCCCCTGGAGACCCACTGGATGTCCTAAACGATCCGACAGCGCCTTTGCTTGACGATGAGGGGTCTGACACATTCGGTGTGACGCCAGAAACTTCTGACCCTCTGGCTGCCGACACGCAGGCGGATGATCCGCTCGCGGCCGATGTTCCGGAAACGGACGCGGAGACCGGCACAGGCGAAGAAGCTGTGGAAGAAGAGCAGCCTCAGTAACAACAAGTGCGTGCCCTGATGGCGGCGCGCAGCGAATCGGGCAAACTGATATCCCATGATCCGCTATATTTTCATTACGGGCGGCGTGGTTTCCTCGCTGGGAAAAGGCATTGCATCTGCCGCGATGGGCGCGCTCCTTCAGGCGCGTGGCTACAAGGTGCGCCTGCGTAAGCTTGATCCTTATCTCAACGTCGACCCCGGCACGATGTCGCCGCGCCAGCATGGCGAGGTTTTCGTCACCGATGATGGTGCGGAGACAGATCTCGATCTCGGTCATTATGAGCGCTTTACGGGCGTCTCGGCGCGTCAGTCCGACAATATCACTACGGGGCGCATTTATCAGGACATCATCGAGAAGGAACGCCGTGGCGATTTTCTCGGTGCCACGATCCAGGTCATTCCGCACGTCACTGATGCGATCAAGGAATTCGTCCTTTCCGATCCGGGCGAGGGTGTGGATTTCGTCCTCTGCGAAATCGGCGGCACCGTGGGGGACATCGAAGGCCTGCCATTCTTCGAAGCGATTCGTCAGCTCGGCCAGGAACTCGGCCCGGAGCGCGCCTGCTTTATCCATCTGACGCTGCTGCCTTACATTCCGGCCGCTGGCGAAATGAAGACCAAGCCGACCCAGCACTCGGTCAAGGAGCTTCGATCGATCGGCATTCAACCGCAAATCCTGCTGTGTCGTTGCGACCGCCCGATCCCGGAAACCGAGAAGGGCAAGATTGCGAGCTTCTGTAATGTCCGCCCCTCCAGTGTCATCGAAGCGAGGGATGTTGGCCATATCTATGATGTGCCGGCAGCCTATCACGCAGAGGGTCTGGACACCGAAGTGCTTTGGCACTTCCGGATGGAGGATGCGCCAAAGCCAGACCTCACGCGCTGGAACGAGATTGCTCAGACCATTCATAACCCCGATGGCGAAGTGTGTATCGGGTTGGTCGGAAAATACACCGACGTTCCAGACGCCTATAAGTCTGTTTCCGAGGCTCTGGTGCACGGTGGGCTTGCGAACAAGGTGCGCGTGAAGGTTCGGATGATCGATTCTGAGCAATTCGACGATGAGCACCACCCGCTTGATATTCTGGAAGGGGTTCACGGCGTCCTTCTGCCCGGAGGGTTCGGAGAGCGCGGCGCGCACGGCAAGATGCGTGCAGCGCGCTTTGCCCGCGAACGGAAAATTCCCTGCTTCGGAATCTGCTACGGCATGCAGTTGTCAGTGTTGGAAGCAGCTCGACACCTGGCAGGGTTTGGAGACGCTTCGACGACGGAGTTCGGACCAACGGATGAGCCTGTGGTGGGCCTCATCGAGGAGTGGATCAAAGGCAACGAGAAGATTCAGCGCGATGAAAATACGGACAAGGGCGGAACGATGCGCCTCGGCGCCTATCCGGCTCGTCTGAAAGAGGGCAGCAAGATCGCGCAGATCTATGGCACGACAGAAATTTCTGAGCGGCACCGCCACCGCTATGAAGTCAATCGGGGATATGTCGAGGCGATGGAAAAAGCAGGTGTCTCGTTTGCAGGCATGTCGCCGGATGGCCTGTTGCCTGAGACAATCGAACTCGACGACCATCCCTGGTTCATTGGCGTACAATTCCATCCGGAACTGAAATCCCGCCCGTTTGAGCCGCACCCTCTATTTGCGAGTTTCATCGAAGCCGCAAAAGTACAGTCGCGCCTCGTCTGACGGGTTGCAATCGGCGAGTCACGCAAGTATACGCGCGGTTTGGATTCACGCGGACCGTTTGGTTCGCAAACTTCTGGAACACGACCATGGCAGTCCCAAAGCGAAAAACAACGCCGTCGAAGCGTGGCATGCGCCGTGCGCACGACAAGCTTAACAACAACACCTACATCGAAGATGCGGATTCCGGCGAGCTTCGCCGCCCGCATCACATTGACCTGAAGACCGGCGTGTATCGTGGTCGTCAGGTGCTGGAGCCAAAAGAGGACTACTAAGTCCGGCTAAAGGCTTGCGCCTTCCAGCAACAAGAATTACCGACAAGGCGCCCTCGGACCAGTTCCGGGGGCGCACTTACATTTGCCAAGCTACACAGGAATGCGCCATGAGCGAGATCGTCGATATTTATGCCCGTCAGATTCTGGACAGCCGGGGCAATCCGACTGTCGAAGTCGACGTGACACTTGAAGACGGTTCAACCGGTCGCGCTGCCGTGCCATCGGGGGCCTCGACCGGGGCTTATGAGGCCCATGAGCTGCGCGACGGCGAAGATGCTTATGGTGGCAAGGGCGTCCACAAAGCAGTCGAAGCTGTGAACGGCGAAATCAATGATGAGCTTGTTGGCATCTATGCGACCGAACAGCGTCTGATCGACGGTCTGATGATCGAGCTCGACGGCACCGACAACAAGAAGCGCCTCGGTGCAAATGCGATTCTTGGTGTCTCCATGGCGGTGGCCAAAGCCGCAGCCGAGAGTTGTGGTATGCCGCTCTACCGCTATGTCGGAGGGACGAATGCGCGCATCCTGCCAACGCCGATGATGAATATCATCAACGGGGGCGCGCACGCCGACAACCCGATCGATATTCAGGAATTCATGATCATGCCTGTCGCCGCCGAAAGCTGCGCCGATAGTGTGCGGATTGGCGCGGAAGTATTTCATGCGTTGAAGAAGCTGCTCCACGACGCCGATCACAATACTGCCGTAGGAGATGAGGGCGGCTTTGCCCCTAATCTCGCGTCAACTGACGAGGCGGTAGGCTTCATCATGAAGGCAATTGAAAAGGCTGGATACACGCCGGGAGACGAAGTCGCGCTGGCGCTCGATGCGGCGTCCACTGAATTCTACAAGGATGGCAAATACGTCCTGGCCGGCGAAAACACGACTCTCGATGCCGAAGGAATGGCGAAGTATCTTGGTGATCTCGTTGACCGTTATCCGATTATCTCCATCGAGGACGGCATGGCCGAGGATGACTGGGATGGCTGGAAGACCCTTACTGATCTTGTCGGTGACCGCTGCCAGCTGGTCGGCGACGATCTCTTCGTTACCAATCCTGAGCGCCTTGCGATGGGACTTGAGCGCGGTGCGGCGAATTCCATTCTGATCAAGGTCAATCAGATCGGCACGCTGTCCGAAACGCTGGACGCGGTGGAGCTTGCTCATCGCCATGCGTACACGGCTGTGATGTCTCACCGTTCAGGTGAGACTGAGGATGCCACGATTGCCGACCTGGCTGTCGCTGTGAACTGCGGACAGATCAAAACCGGGTCCCTGTCGCGCTCTGACCGTCTCGCCAAATACAATCAGCTTATCCGTATCGAGGAAGAGCTCGGTGCTGCTGCGCTTTATGCAGGGCGCGCACTGATCAACGCCTGATTAGGCTTTTGTTAACCGTAATCGATTCCACTGCTGATTCGCTTTCAGCAGAGGGTCGATTGTGGCGCCGAAATACGTAGCAGCATCATTAAGCGCTCTTGCCGCATACTTCGCCTATCACGCTTTTGCGGGACAGCAGGGGCTCGGCCACTGGAGCGATATGCAGGCCAGGCTGACTGACAAGCAGGCTGAACTTGCAACGCTTCAAAAGGCAAATGACGCCCTACGAGCGGATATTGCGCGCCTTACACCCGGCACAGTTGATGCCGATCTTGTGGAACTTCTAGCGCGCGAAAACCTTGGGTTTGTGTATCCTGATGAAATCGTCCTGATGATCGACGCAGACGCACCTGCATTTTGACATAGGTGCTAAAACTGGACGAACCCCCGCTTCTGGATACATAACCGGTGTATCAAAGCAGGAGGTCACATGGCGAAAGCGCCTAGCAAGAGCAAAAGCTCGACCAAGAAAAGTAAGCTTAACAGGGACGAAGCGCTTAAATTCTACCGAGACATGTTGTTGATCAGACGCTTCGAAGAGCGCGCTGGACAGCTTTACGGTATGGGTAAGATTGCTGGTTTCTGTCACCTTTACATCGGGCAGGAAGCCGTTGTCACCGGCATGCAGGCATGCCTGAAAGAGGGCGACCAGGTTATCACTGGATACCGCGATCACGGGCACATGCTGGCGTGCGACATGGATCCAAAGGGCGTCATGGCAGAACTGACAGGCCGGGCCGACGGATACTCCAAAGGCAAAGGCGGCTCGATGCACATGTTCTCGAAAGAGAAGAATTTTTATGGCGGGCACGGCATCGTCGGAGCGCAGGTTCCGATCGGGACTGGCCTCGGCTTCTCCAACAAGTATCGCGGTACGGACAATGTCTGCCTTGCCTATTTCGGCGACGGCGCGGCCAATCAGGGCCAGGTCTATGAATCGTTCAACATG
This window harbors:
- the pdhA gene encoding pyruvate dehydrogenase (acetyl-transferring) E1 component subunit alpha, which codes for MAKAPSKSKSSTKKSKLNRDEALKFYRDMLLIRRFEERAGQLYGMGKIAGFCHLYIGQEAVVTGMQACLKEGDQVITGYRDHGHMLACDMDPKGVMAELTGRADGYSKGKGGSMHMFSKEKNFYGGHGIVGAQVPIGTGLGFSNKYRGTDNVCLAYFGDGAANQGQVYESFNMASLWDLPVVYVIENNQYAMGTSVARASAEIELFKRGISFEIEGEEVDGMDVYAVKAAGEKAVKYARSGKGPYILEMKTYRYRGHSMSDPAKYRKREEVDDIRTHHDPIDGLKAQILKEELSTEDDLKALDKEIKDLVKEAADFSLDSPEPDPSELWTDVLREVESV
- the secG gene encoding preprotein translocase subunit SecG, with product MTVILVVHILVSIVLVVVVLMQRSEGGALGVGGGGGGGGGGLMSGRGAAGALVRTTIIFGAIFFITSLVLTTFATRHLGDDRSAIERQLEEDATGQSSPGDPLDVLNDPTAPLLDDEGSDTFGVTPETSDPLAADTQADDPLAADVPETDAETGTGEEAVEEEQPQ
- the eno gene encoding phosphopyruvate hydratase — its product is MSEIVDIYARQILDSRGNPTVEVDVTLEDGSTGRAAVPSGASTGAYEAHELRDGEDAYGGKGVHKAVEAVNGEINDELVGIYATEQRLIDGLMIELDGTDNKKRLGANAILGVSMAVAKAAAESCGMPLYRYVGGTNARILPTPMMNIINGGAHADNPIDIQEFMIMPVAAESCADSVRIGAEVFHALKKLLHDADHNTAVGDEGGFAPNLASTDEAVGFIMKAIEKAGYTPGDEVALALDAASTEFYKDGKYVLAGENTTLDAEGMAKYLGDLVDRYPIISIEDGMAEDDWDGWKTLTDLVGDRCQLVGDDLFVTNPERLAMGLERGAANSILIKVNQIGTLSETLDAVELAHRHAYTAVMSHRSGETEDATIADLAVAVNCGQIKTGSLSRSDRLAKYNQLIRIEEELGAAALYAGRALINA
- the rpmF gene encoding 50S ribosomal protein L32; its protein translation is MAVPKRKTTPSKRGMRRAHDKLNNNTYIEDADSGELRRPHHIDLKTGVYRGRQVLEPKEDY
- a CDS encoding septum formation initiator family protein codes for the protein MAPKYVAASLSALAAYFAYHAFAGQQGLGHWSDMQARLTDKQAELATLQKANDALRADIARLTPGTVDADLVELLARENLGFVYPDEIVLMIDADAPAF
- a CDS encoding CTP synthase, with translation MIRYIFITGGVVSSLGKGIASAAMGALLQARGYKVRLRKLDPYLNVDPGTMSPRQHGEVFVTDDGAETDLDLGHYERFTGVSARQSDNITTGRIYQDIIEKERRGDFLGATIQVIPHVTDAIKEFVLSDPGEGVDFVLCEIGGTVGDIEGLPFFEAIRQLGQELGPERACFIHLTLLPYIPAAGEMKTKPTQHSVKELRSIGIQPQILLCRCDRPIPETEKGKIASFCNVRPSSVIEARDVGHIYDVPAAYHAEGLDTEVLWHFRMEDAPKPDLTRWNEIAQTIHNPDGEVCIGLVGKYTDVPDAYKSVSEALVHGGLANKVRVKVRMIDSEQFDDEHHPLDILEGVHGVLLPGGFGERGAHGKMRAARFARERKIPCFGICYGMQLSVLEAARHLAGFGDASTTEFGPTDEPVVGLIEEWIKGNEKIQRDENTDKGGTMRLGAYPARLKEGSKIAQIYGTTEISERHRHRYEVNRGYVEAMEKAGVSFAGMSPDGLLPETIELDDHPWFIGVQFHPELKSRPFEPHPLFASFIEAAKVQSRLV
- the tpiA gene encoding triose-phosphate isomerase, translating into MIRPLIAGNWKMNGLLASLDIMREMESGLSSLQDKADCLICPPATLLASMAAEKSTSRLKLGGQDCHSESSGAHTGDTAAEMVADAGGSYVIVGHSERRADHGESSEIVATKMKAAFRAGITPIICIGETLDEREGGKTLDVVSDQLAVSIPDEASGTDFVVAYEPVWAIGTGKVATVEQVAEIHDAIRAALENRFGAQGAGTPILYGGSMKPENAAGLLALSNVNGGLIGGASLKAADFLAIYAACVSQL